One Dromiciops gliroides isolate mDroGli1 chromosome 3, mDroGli1.pri, whole genome shotgun sequence DNA segment encodes these proteins:
- the LOC122748334 gene encoding vomeronasal type-2 receptor 26-like, translating into MFLLLALVLLLHIPSSLVRKEKFPCFEQIKPQVHRDGDLLIGGFFPLYLLAVKTFTGSENPHKACNPHQWLHKNYQQVLALMFSVEEINRDPWLLPNTTLGFHIYNTYHSDARTLESSLRWLSGRGQTMPNYSCERQDKSIAIIGGATSSLSVQIGTLLELYRFPQISYGPFDPALSDKAQFPSLYQMAPQDSSLHLGIVQLLIHFGWTWVGLVVPDDMRGEKFLWDMGEEMRRNKACVAFTEKIPVSERCHAESQVDFMPRIVASSAKVIIIHGDTGSLMILRYSQPPVFTIWKVWIITSHWDVTMRPHNHDGDTFHGALIFSHQTREIPGFKAFLRTVTPAKYPGDIFLKSFWVSAFECPDEPTKLEQDCSANASLEMLPLHYFDMTTSSLSYFLYNAVYAVAWALHGILQSRLEMGSVRDEGCWVLQPWQLHSSLSNIYFDNTAGDQVVLDEERNPVAKYDIMNFGMLFNYEVLMKVGQFVPQSPLGQDFIIWEKELYRNWVDLKTVQSLCTELCGSGFRKIAREGEPDCCFDCAQCPEGEISNQTGIDNCLKCPEDQYPNISKDQCLPKVVTFLNAQEPLAWTLTCMALSFSLLTVLILIVFVKHQDTPIVKANNRVLSYTLLISLTFCFLCSLLFIGRPTTTTCLLQQTTFAVVFTVAVSSILAKTIMVVLAFKATRPGSRMRIWVKPKVSNSLVLLCSGIQVILCGIWLGTSPPFLGTDTQSEPGHIILECKEGSATAFYCVLGYMGILALGSFMVAFLARNLPDTFNEAKFITFSMLVFCSVWVSFLPTYQSSKGKAMVAVEVFAILASSAGLLGCIFIPKCYVILLRPERNTLEWLRNKADPRARNFAPKALPGT; encoded by the exons ATGTTCCTTCTGCTGGCCCTTGTCTTGCTCCTCCACATACCTTCTTCTTTAGTCAGGAAAGAAAAGTTCCCCTGCTTTGAGCAAATCAAGCCACAAGTCCACAGAGATGGAGACCTGCTCATTGGTGGGTTTTTCCCCCTGTATTTACTGGCAGTGAAGACTTTCACAGGATCTGAGAATCCACACAAGGCCTGTAATCCACACCA GTGGCTGCACAAAAATTACCAGCAGGTTCTGGCCCTGATGTTTTCTGTGGAGGAGATCAACAGAGACCCCTGGCTGCTCCCTAACACTACCCTGGGATTTCACATCTATAACACCTACCACAGTGATGCCAGGACCTTGGAGAGCTCCCTGAGGTGGCTCTCAGGACGGGGCCAGACTATGCCAAATTATAGCTGTGAGAGACAGGACAAGTCCATTGCTATCATTGGAGGAGCCACATCTTCCCTTTCTGTCCAGATTGGGACCCTTCTGGAGCTCTACAGATTCCCACAG ATAAGCTATGGCCCATTTGATCCTGCCCTGAGTGACAAGGCCCAGTTTCCTTCCCTCTACCAGATGGCCCCTCAGGACTCCTCCCTGCACCTAGGCATTGTCCAGCTGCTGATACACTTTGGCTGGACCTGGGTGGGGCTGGTTGTCCCAGATGACATGAGAGGTGAGAAGTTCCTCTGGGACatgggagaagagatgagaaggaacAAAGCCTGTGTGGCCTTCACAGAGAAGATCCCTGTCAGTGAGAGATGCCATGCTGAATCCCAGGTGGATTTCATGCCCAGAATCGTGGCATCATCAGCTAAGGTGATTATCATCCATGGAGACACAGGCTCACTCATGATCCTGAGATATTCACAGCCACCAGTATTTACAATTTGGAAGGTGTGGATTATCACCTCACACTGGGATGTCACCATGAGGCCCCACAATCATGATGGGGATACTTTTCATGGAGCTCTCATATTTTCACATCAGACAAGGGAGATTCCTGGTTTCAAAGCTTTTCTCAGGACAGTCACCCCAGCCAAATACCCTGGAGACATTTTCCTTAAGAGTTTCTGGGTCTCAGCATTTGAGTGTCCAGATGAACCAACCAAACTGGAGCAAGACTGTTCAGCGAATGCTTCCTTGGAGATGCTGCCTTTGCATTATTTTGACATGACCACATCTAGCCTCAGTTACTTCCTCTACAATGCTGTGTATGCTGTGGCCTGGGCTCTTCATGGCATTCTCCAGAGCAGATTGGAAATGGGATCTGTGAGAGATGAAGGGTGCTGGGTGCTTCAACCCTGGCAG CTTCACTCATCTCTGAGTAATATTTACTTTGACAACACTGCTGGGGACCAGGTGGTTTTGGATGAAGAAAGGAATCCTGTGGCTAAATATGATATCATGAACTTTGGGATGCTGTTTAATTATGAAGTTCTGATGAAAGTAGGGCAGTTTGTCCCCCAGTCTCCACTTGGTCAGGATTTCATCATTTGGGAGAAGGAACTATATCGCAACTGGGTAGATCTGAAG ACTGTCCAGAGTTTGTGCACTGAGCTCTGTGGATCTGGATTCAGAAAAATTGCTCGGGAAGGAGAGCCTGACTGCTGCTTTGACTGTGCCCAGTGCCCAGAGGGAGAGATTTCCAACCAGACAG GTATAGACAATTGTTTAAAGTGCCCAGAAGATCAATATCCAAACATAAGTAAAGACCAGTGCCTGCCAAAGGTAGTGACCTTCCTCAATGCCCAAGAACCTTTGGCATGGACTCTGACCTGCATggctctctccttctcccttctcacaGTTCTGATTCTCATTGTCTTTGTGAAACATCAAGATACTCCCATTGTCAAGGCCAACAACAGGGTTCTCAGCTACACTCTTCTCATCTCTCTCACCTTTTGCTTCCTCTGTTCTTTGCTTTTCATTGGCCGTCCCACCACAACCACCTGCCTTCTTCAGCAAACAACATTTGCAGTCGTGTTCACGGTGGCAGTTTCCTCTATTCTGGCCAAAACCATCATGGTGGTTCTGGCCTTCAAGGCCACAAGACCAGGGAGCAGAATGAGGATATGGGTGAAGCCTAAGGTGTCCAATTCTCTTGTCCTGCTCTGCTCTGGGATCCAAGTGATTCTGTGTGGGATCTGGCTGGGGACTTCACCTCCCTTCTTAGGTACAGACACTCAATCTGAACCTGGCCACATCATCCTTGAGTGCAAGGAGGGCTCAGCAACTGCCTTCTACTGTGTCCTGGGCTACATGGGCATCCTAGCCCTGGGCAGCTTCATGGTGGCTTTCCTGGCCAGGAACCTTCCTGACACCTTCAATGAAGCCAAGTTCATCACCTTTAGCATGCTGGTCTTCTGCAGTGTGTgggtctccttcctccccacataCCAGAGTTCCAAGGGGAAGGCCATGGTGGCTGTGGAGGTCTTTGCCATCTTGGCCTCCAGTGCTGGGTTACTGGGCTGTATCTTTATTCCCAAGTGCTATGTGATCCTGCTGAGGCCAGAGAGGAACACTCTGGAATGGTTAAGGAATAAAGCAGATCCCAGAGCCAGGAACTTTGCCCCAAAGGCTCTTCCAGGGACATGA